A part of Prolixibacteraceae bacterium genomic DNA contains:
- a CDS encoding thiol oxidoreductase, whose protein sequence is MLQNYFKIMLFALILLSCERDANKDVTKPDINSTVKMASARELSAGVSTIFTATSKAYDTNADWASGKLYDRFLDGDALYDDPRDTSDDPRTGGRGPLFCGTSCGSCHNNSGRTKSSLIRDGGTGPGDFSSFLTFFRTPNDQYHRNYGRVLHDHAVYGMKPEGKVHVEYTEEKHKLPDGTEYSLRVPRYWITDFYAEDIDMSQVEMTVRTPLRHVGMGQIMALDLDEIRSLEKKQYPEYGISGEINWVFERGKKQIGLTGHKAHHADLTVELGFLSDMGITNHRYPLEIAYGQPQVTGEQRIEISSDDMADVDLYLHCLGVPSRRNINSEMVKYGEKMFRKAKCHLCHVETLHTRPEGATLIDGTNLPWLGGQTIHPYSDFLVHDMGPKLGDDFSQYNASGDEWRTTPLWGGGLQKIVNGHTDMLHDGRARNVLEAIMWHGGEGDVSRQIFSNMNTDDRQSLIAFVNSL, encoded by the coding sequence ATGTTACAAAACTACTTCAAGATTATGCTTTTCGCACTCATACTACTCTCATGCGAAAGGGATGCAAACAAAGATGTCACCAAACCGGATATTAATAGTACGGTGAAAATGGCATCTGCAAGAGAATTGTCGGCTGGAGTATCTACGATCTTTACTGCGACAAGTAAAGCATACGACACCAATGCCGACTGGGCTTCAGGTAAGCTATATGATCGATTTCTTGATGGGGATGCACTCTATGACGACCCGCGAGATACGAGCGACGACCCACGTACAGGAGGACGAGGACCTCTATTCTGTGGAACATCATGTGGAAGTTGTCATAACAACAGTGGACGAACCAAATCTTCACTTATTAGAGATGGCGGAACAGGACCAGGTGACTTCTCTTCATTTCTTACATTTTTCAGAACACCTAATGATCAATACCATCGTAACTATGGTAGGGTTCTTCATGATCACGCGGTATATGGAATGAAACCTGAAGGTAAAGTACATGTAGAATATACAGAAGAGAAACATAAACTTCCAGATGGAACTGAATACTCTCTTCGAGTTCCTCGTTATTGGATTACAGACTTCTATGCTGAAGACATTGACATGAGTCAAGTGGAGATGACCGTAAGAACCCCATTACGTCATGTAGGAATGGGACAGATTATGGCATTGGACTTAGATGAAATTAGATCTTTAGAAAAGAAGCAATATCCAGAATATGGAATATCGGGAGAGATCAACTGGGTTTTTGAACGAGGAAAAAAACAAATCGGTTTAACAGGACATAAAGCACATCATGCCGACTTAACTGTTGAATTAGGATTCCTCTCTGATATGGGGATTACAAATCATCGTTACCCTCTTGAGATTGCTTATGGTCAGCCTCAAGTAACAGGAGAACAACGAATAGAAATATCCTCTGACGACATGGCTGATGTAGATCTTTATCTCCACTGTTTGGGGGTACCCTCTCGACGAAATATTAATAGCGAAATGGTCAAGTATGGAGAGAAGATGTTTCGAAAAGCGAAATGTCACCTTTGTCATGTAGAGACACTACATACAAGACCTGAAGGAGCAACTCTAATTGACGGAACCAATCTTCCATGGTTAGGAGGACAAACCATTCATCCATACTCAGACTTCTTAGTTCACGACATGGGACCGAAGTTAGGAGATGACTTTTCTCAGTATAATGCTTCTGGAGATGAATGGAGAACGACTCCTTTATGGGGAGGAGGACTACAAAAAATTGTTAATGGTCATACAGATATGCTTCATGATGGACGAGCAAGAAACGTATTAGAGGCCATTATGTGGCATGGAGGAGAAGGAGATGTCTCACGACAGATATTCTCTAACATGAATACAGATGACCGTCAATCACTAATTGCTTTTGTCAATTCTCTTTAA
- a CDS encoding OprO/OprP family phosphate-selective porin, protein MKYISLILAVMFILTANAQNNKTNESYIENDLISLNGKDGISFKTGAGDFLFKPYVLIQTRAQFNYYDDEGLSLMDQDNVLNSGFAIPYALVGFAGTAFNKITYNIALNTAASGAALLNQAWIDINLKSSIRFRVGKFKTPYNQAYLVRLGQTLFPVPPMSMQTTVNMPFGLNSVNPKIATGFDIGVQMHGLVNNVWDYRIGVFNGTGIGTNQATKTLSDDYNIPSLLYAARLAYMPLGQMPLHQGSPTDLHNHKMLFALSGSANIEANAESSNDYRTGVEFAYLRNKLYFNAEAYTMTMNYVERQKTAPLYSYWGAYAQAGYFIGKKLQPTVRIDFMDRNSTKVNGTLMANSIGLNYFILNNNLKIQAFYRHLSKMGHDTEFEANDDDNGLSEHQAMVQLQFSF, encoded by the coding sequence ATGAAGTATATATCACTTATATTGGCAGTTATGTTTATCCTAACTGCCAATGCACAAAACAATAAAACAAACGAGAGCTATATTGAGAACGATCTTATTTCACTGAATGGAAAAGATGGAATCTCTTTTAAAACGGGTGCAGGCGACTTCCTATTTAAGCCTTATGTTTTAATTCAAACCAGAGCTCAGTTCAATTACTACGATGATGAAGGTCTAAGCCTAATGGACCAGGATAATGTTCTCAATTCTGGCTTTGCCATTCCATATGCATTAGTTGGTTTTGCTGGAACAGCATTTAATAAAATCACCTATAATATTGCATTAAACACTGCGGCATCAGGTGCTGCACTACTTAATCAAGCATGGATTGATATCAACTTAAAGTCATCGATACGATTTCGAGTCGGAAAATTCAAGACACCTTACAACCAAGCTTATCTTGTTCGTCTGGGACAAACACTCTTTCCTGTTCCACCCATGTCCATGCAAACGACAGTTAATATGCCTTTCGGACTTAACAGTGTAAACCCTAAGATCGCAACAGGCTTCGATATTGGAGTACAAATGCACGGGTTGGTAAACAACGTTTGGGACTATCGCATTGGTGTATTCAATGGCACAGGCATAGGAACGAATCAAGCCACGAAAACCTTAAGTGATGACTATAATATCCCATCACTGTTATACGCTGCAAGGTTGGCCTACATGCCATTAGGTCAGATGCCTCTTCATCAAGGAAGTCCAACTGATCTGCATAACCATAAAATGCTTTTCGCTCTCTCTGGATCTGCAAATATTGAAGCGAATGCAGAAAGTAGCAATGACTACAGGACTGGAGTCGAATTTGCATATCTAAGAAACAAGTTATACTTCAATGCAGAAGCTTATACCATGACCATGAACTATGTAGAGCGTCAAAAAACTGCGCCATTATATAGCTATTGGGGAGCATATGCACAAGCAGGTTACTTTATTGGAAAGAAACTACAACCAACAGTACGCATTGATTTTATGGATAGAAATTCAACTAAAGTAAATGGAACACTCATGGCAAACTCTATTGGTTTAAATTATTTTATTCTCAATAATAATTTAAAGATACAGGCTTTCTATCGCCACCTCAGCAAAATGGGACATGATACCGAATTTGAAGCAAACGATGATGACAATGGACTCTCAGAACACCAAGCAATGGTTCAGTTACAGTTTTCATTCTAA
- a CDS encoding DUF5777 family beta-barrel protein, whose product MDKRRRFGKLGLYILLCLVSFSTQGNNRAKRESRSKELFPLFWGTNINNLQTSQTLRQGDLQLRIFHRFGAISDGASEMFGIYSPSNITMGLAYGVTSNFSVIFDAEKEKRFYDLSLKYRILTQKSDNSMPLSLTYILTTSYSGMGEENYGVTYHAANRWSYLNQVVAEKQIGYKTNVMAGIYYAHHNAALPKQPHDAGAFSLAMGYRLMKKLGLFATYQHNFALGSLAGENKRTEIGKDGFSTGISYGTPTHKFQFFVSNQYGINTGENIANNPYDISMDNLRIGFNISVRLHHKK is encoded by the coding sequence ATGGATAAAAGAAGGCGCTTTGGAAAATTAGGCCTCTATATTCTCCTTTGTTTAGTCTCTTTTTCGACCCAAGGAAATAACCGAGCGAAGAGGGAGAGTAGAAGTAAAGAGTTGTTTCCTCTTTTTTGGGGAACAAATATTAATAATCTACAAACCTCACAAACATTACGTCAAGGAGATTTGCAACTACGCATATTTCATCGATTTGGTGCAATAAGTGATGGTGCATCAGAGATGTTTGGAATCTATTCTCCAAGCAATATCACCATGGGACTTGCTTATGGTGTGACTTCTAATTTCTCCGTAATATTTGATGCAGAGAAAGAGAAACGTTTTTATGACCTATCTCTTAAATATCGAATTCTTACGCAGAAATCTGATAATAGTATGCCATTATCTTTAACCTATATCTTGACAACAAGCTATAGTGGTATGGGAGAAGAGAACTATGGAGTAACCTACCATGCTGCCAATCGTTGGAGCTATTTGAATCAAGTGGTTGCAGAGAAACAGATTGGATATAAAACCAATGTGATGGCAGGGATCTATTATGCCCATCATAATGCGGCATTACCCAAGCAACCACATGATGCTGGGGCATTCTCTTTAGCAATGGGATATCGACTAATGAAAAAGTTAGGTCTATTTGCTACTTACCAGCACAACTTTGCGTTGGGATCACTAGCAGGCGAAAACAAGCGCACGGAGATTGGAAAAGATGGCTTCTCAACTGGAATAAGCTATGGGACACCAACCCATAAATTTCAGTTCTTTGTTTCCAATCAGTATGGAATTAATACAGGTGAAAATATTGCAAACAACCCTTACGATATCAGCATGGATAATCTAAGGATTGGATTTAATATTTCTGTAAGACTACATCATAAAAAGTAA